In Accipiter gentilis chromosome 33, bAccGen1.1, whole genome shotgun sequence, the genomic window ACATGCAAAGGATCAGATTGGACTTGGAGAACAAAAGTTTCATTCATTGATGGCATCATCTAATTTGTAAATATTCAAATCAGTTTAATCTGGTTGTCATGTAAACAGTAGATGACTTTAAAAATTTCTCATGCTAGGATAGACAATGAAGATATAAGAAACCATCCCTTTTGCCAGTTGTTAAAATAAGTGTTACTAAATCAGATGAAAGTGTGCATTGTGACTGCGTAGATGCTGAGTCAGCCAGTAGACCATGAAAGTGTTTCATTTATTTCTACTGACAGAACttaataacagaaatatttttttgtagcaAATTGAACTAGTATTTCAAGTtatctgtataatttttttgtcctttagaTTTTTAATATGTGGAATGCATACCAAAATTTCGTGTATGTGGAAGTTGCGCATAGATTCTGTTCTTACCTGGTGTttaacacccccctccccccccgccactgTGTTCTTACAGTATTCCTGTCATATTTCAAACTCCTTTGGAGCACAGAAGATTTGGCATCTGAGAAACACGTGAAAGAAGCTACAACAGAAAGAGAACACCAGTACAGAAGTGGCGATGAACTGTGTGACAAGGACAGGAATAAtctaaaaacagaaagagaattaAATAGTGAAGGAGTAGAAGCTCTGCTAGACGATGATGGAGACTTGGAAGTGGTCAGAAGACCTCGAAGTGCCTCTGATTTAGAGGCAGAGGATCCTTTGAGGGATAGAGTGTATCCTGTAGTTCTGatgaaagggaaagaagatgCTTTTGAAGATGAACAACAAGAATATACTTGCAGTGATGTTGTTAAAATAGGTAAGTATCAGGCTTACAGTCAAGGAGAAATGGAATAAATATGTTTGTGTAAAACGAAAAATAGGTTTTCTTTAGAAATGGAACAGCAGTTGTTGAGTGAAAGGAGATAATAAAACAAACCTAATACTGTgatattgtaaatatttaaaaaatataccaTTTTTGTCCAGAAGTGATTTTGGGCAGTAGTATACTATGGGAAACTTGGTGGTCCTTAGCTAGAGTTGGGGTTTTGGCTTTATCTAGCATTATTATATAGAATTAATAGTGTTTAGTTCTATATTTGAAAGGGAAGTGTGCCGTGATTTTCAAATTTGCCACTATGGAACTTGATTTCAACAACATTTTGAGGTAATTATTTCTGCTctatttcattttcacagaaCATACTATGGCAACCCCCTTAGAAGATGTTGGTAAACAAGTAAGTATTCTGCCTTGCAGTATCTTGCTGTTCATGGATTGTGCATCAGAATTTACTTTGTTTTAACTGCTTCTCTTATCCACAGGTCTGGCGTGCAGCCTTTCTTCTTGCTGATTACATTCTGTTTAAACGGGACACATTCAGGTGTCGCTCGGTGCTAGAGCTTGGAGGTGGCACTGGAATTACAAGCATTATCATGGGAACAGTTGCCAAGAGAGTTTATTGCACAGGTAAGACtgttattttcagttaaatattttcatgaaacttCACAAAGCAGTGCTTTCATCCTGGCATTTTCATCTTCATCTATTCAGTTTTAGTTAATAACTTTTTTATTAGTGTATATAAAGTTGTGTTGTTTATTCAAAAATAACAAGAACTTTCTCAACAGATTGAAAAAGCTTTACTACTTTTAAGTGCACGAGTTTAAAAGCAAGATGCATTGCTGTGAACTCAAGGTAGTGTGCCTAGATTAAAATAGGTAGTATGGGGATCTAAGTTCTTTCTTCAAGGGTGGCTCAGAGCTTAGTACTGAAAGACAAAAGCAAGAAGGATACTAGGGAAGCAATCATCAGTAGATAGAGTTGCTCTGAATTTTCCTTAATCTCATCAATTTGAGAGAAACTGAGTATTAGTCTGAGAGGTCAGGAGCATGCACGACCCAtgcaaaatattcttattttgaaTATCATTATCACTTTTTCCAGATGTTGGCGAAGATCTTCTGGCCATGTGTGAGCAAAACGTTGTGTTAAACAAACACCTGATGGAGCCAGGAGGTAAGTGCTGTACAGTCAGTGTTTGTGCAATTGCCTATATGAACTGCTTTGGGATTAAACAGCAGAGTCATTGACTACCTAGCATATTCacaagtaaaattaaatttttgtcTTGGTTAGAAGTTACTCATTTAAAAAGATAGATGTGAGATACCTATATGTAATGGGACAGCTTCCTTTTGAGAAGAGCAAAATACTTAGTCTTTCTCTGATCATCATTTAAGACTAGCTGTAGTTCCTACACAGTCATTGTGTGAGTTTCACTGAGGTACTTGGGAGGATCGCAGATATCCAGGTGCCAAGGGTCACATAAACAGAGCGTAAATGGCAGAAGTAGAACTCTGGAAAGGAGAAGCATTTTGCAGGTGAGACTTGTGAAAGAGAACATAGGTTGCCTTTCTGACCCTTAAGTTCATCCTGTTCTCTTGTGAGTGGGTAACTGGCTTTGTACAGTAAATGATTTGATGTTCAATGTTACTTGTTTCATATGTCATCATAATAGATCTTCATCACTTGTTTCAGTACAGATTTTGATCCTTTACTTTTGCTTAGGTACTGTCTGAAAGGCCATTTATGACTGATGTGATCTTTCTTCACCCACAGGAGGGGAAGTTAAAGTAAAGGAACTGGACTGGCAGAAAGATGAATTCTGCACTGGTAGGTGGTTATAATGGGTCCTTTCAGATaaggtttggtgttttgttttggggttttttcccccttcatacCCATCAAGAAAAGCTTATTCCATTGTTTATGAAGTAAGCCCTCCAGCACATACGCCTCTGGAAAAATAGTTGAAAGTACACGATTGTCTTTGGGTGCATCATTGCCTTGTGAATGAATAAGGAAAGGTTTACTGATAGGTTGAGAATAGACGAGTGGTGGCTGTCCTTTACTTAGGTCAAAATCCAGAGGTGCAAACCAGGTGTGTCTGTTACGTGGTGATAATGGAATCCAGGCACAGTGATGTGGATTGGAGTTACTGTCGTCCAGATTTTGATGTGATGGTGTTGTGTGGCTTACGATTGCATGAATACAAAACTATAAAAGGTGGTGGGAAGGGTAGGTTATGATTTGCAGATGTAtaaatactttttccaaatatagtGGTGAAtgtgttatattttaaatatttgccaaGGGAATGTGTTCTCCCGCTTTTAGCAGAATAAAGGCAACTAACCCGAGTAACACTCAAAGTACAGTTAATGATAGTAAAGTAGAAAACTAAAACTTTATTTCTAGTGATTGCACTAGGTTATATGAAGCCTACTTTATAGATTTTTATATCATCAGTTGGATTTGACGTAATGCttataaaaaaatagaacaacTATTTAAGCAAGTGGAAACATCCTTTACACATTCAAAAGTCTCTCTTGGACCTCAAAAAATTCTGGTTAATGAAAATACTTGATACTGTCAGTTGAAAAGGCTTTACGTTTTTAGactttcagagaaagtttctatattttaaaaaagtaaattttaaaaagcatgatgAAGTTGGAAGCTTAATCAAAACTTGTAcgaagatgcattttttttttatttatttaaaggattatttattttaatctagTTAAATCTGTGATCTTGCTACAGGGTAGTAATTGGTTGTAAATTctaaagtgaaagaaaacttACTCTTGCCAGTCAGCCTTGGGAGGATTGGACATAACGCAGAGAAAGCAAAGGACTGCAGGGAACTTGTGGGGTGCTCCGTTTATGGAGTAGCAGGTGACCACAGgaattaagtttcttttttccagctgtcaATCACTTGAGACATTTAATCATGTACACCAAAACCAAATTCTTTGTTACAGATCCTGAAGCTCCCTATAGCTGGTCTGAAGAAGAGATTGCTGATTTGCATAACCACTGTACTGTGATAATGGCAGCTGATGGTAGGAAAATATAAACAGTAAGCTTTTAAATCAAACACTTGAGCATTATGAGTAATAATTTAAACATAACTAATTTGCTTGTAAAATCTAGTAGGTGAGATCCTTACCTAATTTGTCAAAGCTCTGCCTTAAGTGTTcctgcctgtattttttttttaaacaattgtaTTTACATTCTGAATTAGCAATAGGAGAACAGATGTTGAAAACTACtaggattttctttcctttgccgTGGTAACTATTTGTTACTAAATATATTACTCACAGAACATAATCAGAAATGATGAATTTGACTTTCAAAAAAGTTGTTGTCCTAACTTTGTCTTGCATCAGACAACCTCCATGCAAGTAATGATAAATAGGTGGTTAGACTAATATATTCTATAATGTGAAAAACAGTTTCAGATGCTGTACTTGCCCATAGAGTCTATGCCTttggaaatctcttttttttcctgcttcttttcttgtttaaGTGAAAGACTGAAACCTGACATGCTGGCTTATCTTTATAGGAGAACTATTGTTGTTTTGATAGATAAATAAAGGAGGATTGTTTTTCATTATGGTACTGAAAGGTGTTGCAAGACTGCTTTCTGAGGAGATATGGTCATAACAGTATATTAGTAACtgccttttctgtatttgtataaGAAATGAGGCCCTGTACATTGTGATATCCTGTCTTTTTTAGCTTTGCAGTAAGATGTTTCCAGGCTGAGAGAGATCTTGTAAAAGTTTTGTAAGTTGTCTGACAGAAGTGATTCCCATTGATAGAAGAGAAATCTTAAAGAAAGCCTGACATAAATAGCAGCAGTGGATACTATTACAGGGTCAGTTGTTGCcattaaaaatatacttcaggATTTAGTTAAAATAGTGACTTGTTCGATTAGAATAATCAAACTAAGGCCTGTTGTTGTTTCATACCTGAGACTTAGGTAAATAATAGACTTAGATATTTTTAtgctcttcatcttttt contains:
- the METTL22 gene encoding methyltransferase-like protein 22; protein product: MVDVTEKKMDNPTFKSDTVLSDVHLYCPNKRHLMVRLNAVGQPVFLSYFKLLWSTEDLASEKHVKEATTEREHQYRSGDELCDKDRNNLKTERELNSEGVEALLDDDGDLEVVRRPRSASDLEAEDPLRDRVYPVVLMKGKEDAFEDEQQEYTCSDVVKIEHTMATPLEDVGKQVWRAAFLLADYILFKRDTFRCRSVLELGGGTGITSIIMGTVAKRVYCTDVGEDLLAMCEQNVVLNKHLMEPGGGEVKVKELDWQKDEFCTDPEAPYSWSEEEIADLHNHCTVIMAADVFYDDDLTDALFRMLYRITHNLRNSCTVYLALEKRLNFTLRHMDVTCEAYSHFRNTLSDLENLQDRKIKYTVEPVKLDFCQFLVYERIEQLELWKIIVEQLT